Proteins encoded by one window of Cucurbita pepo subsp. pepo cultivar mu-cu-16 chromosome LG14, ASM280686v2, whole genome shotgun sequence:
- the LOC111810637 gene encoding vacuolar protein sorting-associated protein 55 homolog — MADLPGSLQACLSMGKVAFLAILVSGGIVLQILACALYNNWWPMLSVIMYVLLPMPLLFFAGSDSSSLYTDSSDSWINATKFLTGASTIGSIAIPIILKHAGIIGWGAMAMDLSSFVVFVIAILCFMGMSEDDGYTMF, encoded by the exons ATGGCAGACTTGCCAGGTTCTTTGCAAGCCTGTTTGAGTATGGGGAAGGTGGCATTCTTAGCAATTTTGGTTTCCGGAGGAATTGTGTTGCAGATATTG GCATGTGCCTTGTACAATAATTGGTGGCCAATGCTAAGTG TGATAATGTATGTACTTCTCCCCATGCCTTTACTATTCTTTGCGGGATCAGATAGCTCTTCATTATATACTGATTCGAGCGATAG CTGGATCAATGCGACGAAATTCTTGACCGGAGCCTCGACAATAGGAAGCATTGCCATCCCCATCATTCTGAAGCATGCCGGGATCATCGGCTGGGGGGCAATGGCAATGGACCTCTCGTCGTTCGTAGTGTTCGTGATTGCCATTTTGTGTTTTATGGGGATGAGCGAGGACGACGGCTACACCATGTTCTGA